In Mycoplasma sp. OR1901, the genomic window GTGACTCTTATAATGATGATAGTATTTTTACAGGGTTTCATGCAATTGATAAATTTACTAACGGATTTAAACAAGGTCAACTTATAATATTAGCTGCACGTCCTGGTGTTGGTAAAACCGCCTTAGCTTTAAATATTGTAAGCAACGTTTTAAAAAATAAAAAGCGTAATTGTGCATTTATTTCTCTAGAGATGCCCGTTAATGAATTGGTTGTAAGATATTATTCAGCTAACTCTAGAACACCAATGAGTAAAATTATTGACCCTAGAACATTAACCGCAGAAGAACATAGTGTTTTAAACGATTCTTTCCACAATGATACTGCGTTAGAAAGATTATACTTCGATGATTCTCCATCAAGTAAAATTACAGATATAGTTTGAAAAATAAAACATTTATCAAAAGAATTATTAGGAAAATTAGACTTTGTGGTAGTTGATTATCTACAACTTTTAAGTGGTGGTAGTTTAGCTACTGGTAATAGACAAAATGAGGTTTCTTTAATTTCTAGAGCATTAAAAACATTAGCTCTAGATCTTAAAATTCCTATTATGGCTCTTTCTCAGTTGTCCAGAACTGTTGAACAACGTGAAGATAAAAGACCGCAATTACATGATTTAAGAGAATCGGGTTCTATTGAACAAGATGCCGATATCGTTATTTTCTTAAATAGATCAAATAAGTTTTTACAAGAAAAAACAAATAACGAAGACAAAAATAGTCCAATTAAAACTGATGTAACTATAGCTAAAAATAGAAATGGTCAACCTGGAATATCAAATATTTATTTCGAAGGTAAAATAGTGCTATTTCAAGAAATACAAGAAGACAATTATTAAAAAGGAGAAAAATGGATTCTTATTAT contains:
- a CDS encoding DnaB-like helicase C-terminal domain-containing protein; this encodes MYTNNKFKKTPQYLNFEKLSSKFLVNTLFHDYNIERSVLSVMISIEDKQSLGIEYLNADAFFYEENRQVFNFIRHKRDQNTKSIVSYSFTDLSNFLATDEQIQKMFPLVNQGLLNDLSTLMVNENNFLNYVQKLIELSKLRLLEVFYNDTANSMKHKSEIKFQNCLTDFETFVINNKIDTIDNSSFISLSEATNNFREVFEKIREKGDSYNDDSIFTGFHAIDKFTNGFKQGQLIILAARPGVGKTALALNIVSNVLKNKKRNCAFISLEMPVNELVVRYYSANSRTPMSKIIDPRTLTAEEHSVLNDSFHNDTALERLYFDDSPSSKITDIVWKIKHLSKELLGKLDFVVVDYLQLLSGGSLATGNRQNEVSLISRALKTLALDLKIPIMALSQLSRTVEQREDKRPQLHDLRESGSIEQDADIVIFLNRSNKFLQEKTNNEDKNSPIKTDVTIAKNRNGQPGISNIYFEGKIVLFQEIQEDNY